The stretch of DNA GGAGACGTCTCCGCTTTCCACTCGTCGACGACTGCATCGTTCACGTTGCCTTCCCAGAGCGGTTCCTCGGGCATTGGTCTGCTACCGGGTACGGCCTGGAACAAAAAATAGATTTCCTATAGATAGCTATATTTTCTTTCACGGCCGCAAGCTGCCCGACTGTCTCGACTAAATTGCACTAACTACTGAATTCGTTAGCTAACGCGGGTGAGTCTATCTCGAGGAGACTCGTTCGACTCTACGTCGACACGCCGCCAAGTCCGGTGAACCCGCCTATGCTGCCCCCATCAATACCGAGGGCGTAGACGAGGCCGACGCCGACGAGACCATATGCGAGCAACAGGACCACGAGTCGCGTTCCCTCGGGGAGTTCGTTGAACTGGTCGACAGCGGTGGCAGTGGCCTTTTCTGACATACTGATAGCCCAGCGGTTTCGAACCCAGGTGAATATGAATTCTGGCCGACCAGTAAACTACTCACCATGTAGTGGCTCGACGGGTCTTGGCCCAGGAATCACAACGCTCATCTCGAAACGTCAACGATTCGTACTGAATGCCCTCCAGACGCGAACTCCTCCTCGGCGTCGGAGCCGCGAGCACTGCGGCAGTCGCCGGCTGTCTCGGGAGTCGTACCGACGAGCCGGGAACCGACGACGACTACGCGTGGACCACCGTCGGCGCGGACCTCCGGAACTCGAGAACCATCTCCGACGGCGCGGCACCACGGGACGACCCGGACGTCGAGTGGTCGGTCGACCTCGAGTCCGGCATGGCGACGGGCGAACCGATCGTGACCGACGACACCGTTCTCGTGAACACGGGGCGCGACGTCGTCGCGTTCGACAGAGAGACGAGAGAACGACGCTGGTCGATCAATCCCGAGAACGAGCCCTACTCCTACTATGGCTCGCCGACGGTGTTCGACGATACAGCGTACGTCCCCGAACGCGAGACGCTGACGGCTCGAAATCTCGAGACGGGCGAGGTCGACTGGTCGTTCGACCTCGAGCGGATCATCAGCAATAGCTCCCTCACGGTAACGGACACGGACGACGGTCGGGTGTACGTGGCTGGCGGCAATACCGTCCACGCGCTCGACGCGGAGAGCGGCGAGGAACTGTGGGAGCAGGAACTGCTCGGGATCGCAAGCTACGTGATCGCGAAGTACGCGGACTGGCTGTTCGTCGCGACCAGGGGCGGGGAACTGTACCGGATCAACCGCTGGGAAGGCCGCATCGAGTGGCGACGGACGATCGAGGCTGGCATCTCGAGCGCGCCGATCGTCCTCACCTCGAGTGACCGCCGGGTCGGTCACGGCGTTGCGGTCGCGGGCGGTGACGGCTCGGTCACTTACTTCGATCTCAGCGGCAAACGTGAGTGGCGAACGGAACTCCACGCGTTCGGAAACGACGGCCTCGCGATCGGCCACCGGACCGTCTTCGCTCGGTCGGGTTCGACGCTGTACGCGCTCGACGCGAACGACGGTGACGAACGCTGGCGCGTCGACGTCGGACGTAGTTCCCGGAATCCGCCGATTATCGTCGGCGACACGGTGTACGTCGGCGGCGATCGGCTCCGTGCGTTCGACGTCGGCGGCGGATACGGGATTCGATCGCTACGGATCGGCGGGAAGCGGTTCGA from Natronobacterium texcoconense encodes:
- a CDS encoding outer membrane protein assembly factor BamB family protein gives rise to the protein MPSRRELLLGVGAASTAAVAGCLGSRTDEPGTDDDYAWTTVGADLRNSRTISDGAAPRDDPDVEWSVDLESGMATGEPIVTDDTVLVNTGRDVVAFDRETRERRWSINPENEPYSYYGSPTVFDDTAYVPERETLTARNLETGEVDWSFDLERIISNSSLTVTDTDDGRVYVAGGNTVHALDAESGEELWEQELLGIASYVIAKYADWLFVATRGGELYRINRWEGRIEWRRTIEAGISSAPIVLTSSDRRVGHGVAVAGGDGSVTYFDLSGKREWRTELHAFGNDGLAIGHRTVFARSGSTLYALDANDGDERWRVDVGRSSRNPPIIVGDTVYVGGDRLRAFDVGGGYGIRSLRIGGKRFERERTGDVNYVTAADGRLFVTTDVGRFEGDDTAELLVFS